The genome window ATATCGGAAAAAGAAGCCCCGCGCCTTTTTTCTGGCAAAACAACATTATATTCTATAAAAAAACATGGAAATGCATATACTATGAGCATCGTTTCCTGAGCCCAACTCCAAATGTGCCCAGCCGTTTCAGAAAAAGCCGCTGGCCAAGGCAAGCTACAATCGGAATGTTTAAAAAAAAGGATAAAATACTTATATGCGCCGCTACCCATTTCGATTTTGATGAATCCGTGCAAAACCGGAGCGCCCGGCTGATAATGGAAAGAATATCCCTGCTCCCTTCAGGTGCGCCTGCCGTCCTGATGGGGGATTTTAATGCCACCCCGTACAGCAAATGTCATAAATTATTTACCGGCCGGAATAATAAATTAAAAAAACCATTTTTTAAAGATATTTTCAATGAACCGTTTCCCGCCACCCACCATGGTTTTACAGGAAGCAAGGACGGCGATTACATCGACTGGATTCTCTATCGCGGCGGCATTACACCAATCGAAAAAATGGTAATTTATGACACCATTAACGGAAAGTACCCATCCGATCACTACCCTGTATGTGCATCTTTTAAATGGACATAAGGAGTAAAATCATGACCACTCAAAAGCTTAAGGTAAAGGTTATACCAAAAGAAAAGGCTGTATTCTGGCTTGACAAGAACGGCCGCTGGCACAACAAGGACGGAGCATTTGAACATAGAAAGATAATAAATTTCTTTCATTCCGCCATAAAAAAAGACAAAGACGGTTACTATCTTGGCCAGGATCTCGACACTCATACGGAAAAAGTCTATTTTAAATATGAAGAAACAGCCCTTTTTGTTTTTGATATAATAAAAAATGAAGACGAAGTTATTCTTGTATTAAATACAAAAAAAAGAATCCGGCTGGAACCTGAAAAGCTGTTCATCAAAAACGACAGCTTATACATGAATGCGGGAGAAGAACTGATCAAGTTCGACGATCGCAGCATGATGAAAATATCGGATATGCTGGAATTCGATGAAGGCAGGTATTTTATAAAAATCAAGGATGAAAAATATCTGATTTCTAAATCATAGCCAAAAATATAAGTCAAGACCCTGTATTGCTGTGTGACACTTATATTCCGTGGTTTTTGTTTTATTGGTTCCGAGAGCCTCTGTCTACTTTGGAACAGGCGGACAGGCTTCTTTTTGAGGAGGCCATGAAACGGTCCAATAATAACTAGTGTCTGAACGGAAACCCTAAAAAATTTGCTAAAATAGATAGTTATCGAGCATTTCCGAAATGAAGATTTTCAGAAATCGAGTTGTTTGAGCCGGATTTCATGGAAACTTGCTGTTTTTTCACAAAAAGCCAAAATCTTCGTTTCAAAAAATAGCAATAATATTTTGTTAAAACAATGAGTTCAATAGTTTCCGTTCAGGCACTAACTATTCCATGGCTGCCAGGCTGCTTGAAATATCGCGGCAAATAGTAGCCTGGCACCTTAAATAGCTCTCTTTTACTCCATTCCTCCATTTTTTTCCTCGCATACCTTTCAATACCGAATCCAAAAGGGTGTAATATCCCGTAACACCGCCTTATTCATCTTAATTTTCAAAGAGTTATCAACCGAAGGCATAAATTTTCTCACAAAACATTACACACTTCTGACTTCAAATGTCAGGTCGGAAAAGGAGAACAGCATGAAAGTGGTGGGATACATCAGGGTAAGCACAGAGACGCAGGTCAAAGAAGGACAGGGCCTAAAGATCCAGAAAAAACAAATAAAAAAGTATTGCATGACGCATAAGCTGAAATTAATAGGCATTTATGAAGACAGAGGCATATCCGGAGCCAAAGCTGATGAAGAAAACCTGACAATAGACAGGGAAGGTCTGCAGAATATGCTGATCGACATCCCGCGCATTAGCGCTGGTTATGTTGTTGTCCTTAATACGTCAAGATTGTGGCGTTCGGACCTGGTCAAGGTTCTCATTCAAAGAGAGCTAAAAAAGCATAAAGTTGATGTAAAAGCCGTAGACCAGCCCAGCTATTCAATCTATTCACAGAACGACCCTTCACGGTTTCTTATCAACGGCATGATGGAGCTTTTAGACCAATATCAACGTCTGGAGATAGCACTTAAGATGAAACGCGGCAAGCTGAACAAAGCCGAAAGCGGGGGATTCGCGGGGGGGCAGAGGGCATTGGGTTACAAACTTGTTATCGTTGATAATAAACCGGATATTGCAATCGATCATGAAGAGGCAAAAACGATTTCTTTGATAAAAAATCTGAAAAGACACGGCCTGTCTTTGAAGGCTATAGCAGCTCATTGTAATAACAACAAAATTCCGACAAAAAGGGGAGGCAAGTGGCATGCCTCGACCATTCAATATATTCTAAACAACAGGCTGTATAAAGGAGCGCTTGAGTATGGCTCCATAAAAATCAAGAGACCGGAGCTTGCAATAGAGTAATTTTGTACAAAATGCTCCGACATTTTGTGTGAAGCAAATACGCTTGGTTCAGTTATAGATATCGGCATGCTTCATAAAAACTTTAATTTTAAAATCAATAAAAATATAATTTCAAAACAATACGCAATACTTGCGCCATGGGCAAAATACTTTTGAATTAAAAATATACAATGTAATATTAAGCTGTTATGAGTAGTATTTTGTTTTATTGTATATTCATTATAAGTAGTTTTACAGCAAAAAACTGATAGTCTAATGGGTTCTTGAAGAATACAAAAGGGCAGTTCTCCGATGTTGATACAGATCGAACTATTCCGTGCATTTTTATATGAAATGTCGGCACATTTCATACAGAAACCTGTAACTTGAACGGCATACGGTTTAAAAGGGTACGTTTATTCAGTTCCTTAGCTGTCAGTCTTAACGATAAATTATTACTGGGAAAAATGAACTTAACACATATTGTTTCCTATAGCCGCTTGCGCAGTTTGATCAGCAACCCAACAAAAAGATGCCGGAAAATAATTTCAGACATACGAAATTCCAAATCCGCGTCATCAGACGCCGCCGGCTGCGCTGTAAAGAATTTTTTTCCTTTAAAACAGGGAATGAATAAGCAGCAAAAAATTTTGCTGCCTTTTGTGCCTGTCCTGCGTAAACAGCAAAAAGATTTAACCGAACTGTCAGGCAATACAGAGAATGAGTTTCTTTCAATAGGAACCAGACTTCAGGATTTTTCATCCCGTGCAAAATCTCTGGCAGAGCAATCGACTCACATTGCGGGATTATTTGACGGAAACAGGGAGGACAATTCCCTTGACCGTGCCGGGCGAGTTTCAGAAGAAACCCTGGCGATTTTGAAGATGTTTGACGCTGAGACGATAGAAGCAACCTCAAGGATAAACTTAATTGCCGCAAAGATTAAGAGGCTTTCTAAACATAAAAGAGATTTTGATATAATTTCGCGAACTCTTCGCGTACTGGGAATAAATATCAAGATCCAGGGCGCACAAATAAGTGAAGGGAGCGATAATTCATTTTTTCTGGCTGATGGAATCAGCAAACTTTCCATAAAAACAAACATCATTGTTAACAAATTGTTTAGCTGTTTAAAGAGAGCAGATGCCTCTATATTGCCGATTGCCGGTCGAATCGACCAATATCTGCAAAAAGACCGCAGTCAAATTGCACAGACTGAAAAAAGGATAAACAATGCTCTCGGCAAACTCAAAGGTATGTTTGATCTCTCAACCGGTCTGTCAGCAAAGATTGCTCTACGTTCCTCCGAAATCTCAAAAAGAGTGAGTACGGTTGTCATATCCATGCAATTTCATGATATTTCACGGCAAATAATGGAACATGTAGCCGAAGCCATGGAAGATATTTGCAAAAAGATTGAGGGATATCCCGCGTCCGACAACGGCTGCGGGCAGCATTTGGCGGCATACACATCAAAGGTTGCGACCGTTCAGATGTCTCAGATAGATCTTGTGGCGTATGAAATGGAAGATGCGGAAAAAAAAATGATTACGGCTCTTAAGGAAATCGCCAGGCGCACCGCAGATCAGTCTGAAGAAATTTCAAAGGCATCAGGCGCAGGTGAAACAGAATCGGACGATTCGATTATCGTTCAATTCAGCAGTGAAATATCCGCCGTCATATCCTCCCTTTCGGAAAAAACGGACATTAATCGCTATATCCTTGAAGAGGTGAAAGCAGTTTCAAAAACTGTAAAAGAGATGTCCTCTTTTATTAAAGATGTGGAAAATATTGCCGAAGGCATAAAACTCCTTGCATTAAACGCACAGATAAAAGCTGAACATATAGGGGAAAGCGCCCTTGCCTTGGGTACTCTTGCCCGTGAAGTTCGAGATATTTCAATCCAATCGAACAAGGTTGTCGGTAAAATATCAACAGGCATTAAGACAATTCTGAAAACATCAGACGATCTGCAAACCCGTATCGGCAGTATTTTTGCCGATGGTATAAGGGACGCGGAAAATTTAAAGCAGAGAGCCGCCGAAGCCGGAAACGGTTTAAATGCCCTGAACAGGGAAATGGTGAAAAATAATTCCGGGCTTAACAAAAAAAGCCGGGAGCTTGCGCTCGATATTTCCGCCCTCACATCCGGAATTCAATTTTCTCGAAAAGTGGTTAAGTGTATCGGACATATCAAAGAAACCATGCGGGCTTTAATTGAAACGGCCGGGCAATATAATCTTGAAACAAAAGCGGAGCTTAATGAACCGGCTTTGGACGGATTAAACAACCGCTATACCATGGAAAGCGAGCGTATAGCCCATGAGAAGGCCTTCGGTTCTTCACCAATGGAATCTGGTGATGAGACAAACTTGCAGGCAGCAAAATTTTGCAGGGGCAAAGCTTCTGCCGGATCTGTTCAGGATACTGATCAGAATACAGAGATTGACAATGTAGAGCTGTTTGAAAATTTTGATATGCCGGACGAACAGAATGAGAAAGTTGAAATTTTCGATCAAAAGAAAAAAGATGATGATGACCTTGGGGATAATATTGAACTTTTTTGAGTTTGTTGAGCGGAGGAAAAAAGATGCCTTTTGAAACAAGTCAAACAGAACAAGGAGCGATCTTGTCTTTAAAAGACGAAGTAACTGTTGCTGAAGCGGCAGAGCTAAAGGACGCGCTGGTAAAATTAATAAAAGAAGAAAGCTGTTTTGCTCTGGATGCCGGGCAGACAACAGAACTGGATACATCGATCATTCAGTTGCTCTTTTCCGCTTTCAAGGCTGCGAAAGAGCAGGGAGTGGAAATGCCGCTGACCGGGCGGGCGGAGGCCTTTAAAAACGCAATGGAGCGAACGGGAATTTTGGCCGACCAATTTTCCACAGGAGAACAATGATGGCAAAAATAATAATGACAGCCGATGACTCGGCAAGCATAAGACAGATGGTGAGCTTTACGCTTAAAGATGCAGGCTATGAAGTGGTTGAGGCGGTTGACGGCAAAGACGCGCTTAACAAACTCAATGGCGCAAAAGTTAACATGCTGATAACCGACCTCAACATGCCGAATATGGACGGAATCTCGCTTATCAAACAGGTGCGGGCTGAACCTGAATTCAAGTTTATTCCAATCATAATGCTGACTACTGAATCACAGGCCGAGAAAAAACAGGAAGGAAAAGCCGCCGGCGCTACAGGCTGGATTGTAAAACCTTTTAAACCGGAGCAGTTGATAGCGGTAATTAAAAAGGTGCTTCGGTAAAAAAAAATTTCGATTGTAGATTTACATGAACAAGCCTGAATCAAAAGGGAGCATGAAAACAATGAGCCAGTCAAATATACACGCAGAAACTTATCGCCTGGAGGCCCTGGAACTTTTGTCCGATGTGGAAGAAGCGATCCTGGATGTTGAACAGGACTCCGGGAATGCGGAACATGTTAACCGTCTTTTCCGCGCCATGCATACTATTAAAGGTTCCGGCGCCATGTTCGGTTTCGATGATATAGCGGATTTTACACACCACGCCGAGACCGTGCTTGACAAGGTGCGGGAAAGCGCCGTCCCTGTCAACAAAGATCTT of Desulfosarcina sp. BuS5 contains these proteins:
- a CDS encoding methyl-accepting chemotaxis protein, producing the protein MNLTHIVSYSRLRSLISNPTKRCRKIISDIRNSKSASSDAAGCAVKNFFPLKQGMNKQQKILLPFVPVLRKQQKDLTELSGNTENEFLSIGTRLQDFSSRAKSLAEQSTHIAGLFDGNREDNSLDRAGRVSEETLAILKMFDAETIEATSRINLIAAKIKRLSKHKRDFDIISRTLRVLGINIKIQGAQISEGSDNSFFLADGISKLSIKTNIIVNKLFSCLKRADASILPIAGRIDQYLQKDRSQIAQTEKRINNALGKLKGMFDLSTGLSAKIALRSSEISKRVSTVVISMQFHDISRQIMEHVAEAMEDICKKIEGYPASDNGCGQHLAAYTSKVATVQMSQIDLVAYEMEDAEKKMITALKEIARRTADQSEEISKASGAGETESDDSIIVQFSSEISAVISSLSEKTDINRYILEEVKAVSKTVKEMSSFIKDVENIAEGIKLLALNAQIKAEHIGESALALGTLAREVRDISIQSNKVVGKISTGIKTILKTSDDLQTRIGSIFADGIRDAENLKQRAAEAGNGLNALNREMVKNNSGLNKKSRELALDISALTSGIQFSRKVVKCIGHIKETMRALIETAGQYNLETKAELNEPALDGLNNRYTMESERIAHEKAFGSSPMESGDETNLQAAKFCRGKASAGSVQDTDQNTEIDNVELFENFDMPDEQNEKVEIFDQKKKDDDDLGDNIELF
- a CDS encoding endonuclease/exonuclease/phosphatase family protein — protein: MSTPDISTNTKYTGEHVSVLTLNLRFGLADDVDNSWDNRKKTLPLLLKKNKTDFIGVQEANNFQIDFIDNFLTDYDYIGKRSPAPFFWQNNIIFYKKTWKCIYYEHRFLSPTPNVPSRFRKSRWPRQATIGMFKKKDKILICAATHFDFDESVQNRSARLIMERISLLPSGAPAVLMGDFNATPYSKCHKLFTGRNNKLKKPFFKDIFNEPFPATHHGFTGSKDGDYIDWILYRGGITPIEKMVIYDTINGKYPSDHYPVCASFKWT
- a CDS encoding DUF1285 domain-containing protein: MTTQKLKVKVIPKEKAVFWLDKNGRWHNKDGAFEHRKIINFFHSAIKKDKDGYYLGQDLDTHTEKVYFKYEETALFVFDIIKNEDEVILVLNTKKRIRLEPEKLFIKNDSLYMNAGEELIKFDDRSMMKISDMLEFDEGRYFIKIKDEKYLISKS
- a CDS encoding STAS domain-containing protein, with amino-acid sequence MPFETSQTEQGAILSLKDEVTVAEAAELKDALVKLIKEESCFALDAGQTTELDTSIIQLLFSAFKAAKEQGVEMPLTGRAEAFKNAMERTGILADQFSTGEQ
- a CDS encoding recombinase family protein encodes the protein MKVVGYIRVSTETQVKEGQGLKIQKKQIKKYCMTHKLKLIGIYEDRGISGAKADEENLTIDREGLQNMLIDIPRISAGYVVVLNTSRLWRSDLVKVLIQRELKKHKVDVKAVDQPSYSIYSQNDPSRFLINGMMELLDQYQRLEIALKMKRGKLNKAESGGFAGGQRALGYKLVIVDNKPDIAIDHEEAKTISLIKNLKRHGLSLKAIAAHCNNNKIPTKRGGKWHASTIQYILNNRLYKGALEYGSIKIKRPELAIE
- a CDS encoding response regulator produces the protein MMAKIIMTADDSASIRQMVSFTLKDAGYEVVEAVDGKDALNKLNGAKVNMLITDLNMPNMDGISLIKQVRAEPEFKFIPIIMLTTESQAEKKQEGKAAGATGWIVKPFKPEQLIAVIKKVLR